The Anolis carolinensis isolate JA03-04 chromosome 2, rAnoCar3.1.pri, whole genome shotgun sequence genome has a window encoding:
- the dag1 gene encoding dystroglycan 1 isoform X2, with product MNTSFHWHCILKAEKIIEAGKESLPSWLHWESESSTLEGLPLDTDKGIHYISVNAMHLFSNGSYVPQTTNVFSIEVHPEDHNEPQSVRVASQDANEAAPFVCSAEEPVTILTVILDADLTKMTPKQRIELLNRMRTFSEVELYNMKLVPVVNNRLFDMSAFMAGPGNAKKVVENGALLSWKLGCSLSQNSVPNISNVESPAKEGTMSAHLGYPVVGWHIANKKPNLPKRIRRQINATPTPVTAVGPPTTALQEPPIRIVPTPTSPAIAPPTETAAPPVREPVPLPKKPTVTIRTRGAIVQTPTLGPIQPTRVVEGTSTTPGQIRPTMTGQIEATAAVTPPTTKRPKGTPPKPATPSTTDTGTTRRPRPTKTPRPPKPPRTTKPSLIDQKAVSPPTRIRTTTVGVPRVPNDPPELKNHIDRVDAWEGTYFELKIPSDTFYDKEDTTTDKLQLTMKLENEKPLEENFWVQFNSTSQLMYGLPNRTNLGRHEFFMHATDKGGLSTVDAFEIFVHTFAGKVSPVKFKAKFHGDYNAVVNDVNKKIMLVKKLAFALGDRNSSTITIESIDKGSIVVEWTNNTLLPLTSPCPKEMIRTMSKKISDDSGGPSPAFTNALEPEFKPINISVVGAGICRHIQFIPVMREGLPTTAPPTVVAPPDPEKTSEDDVYLHTVIPAVVVAAILLIAGIIAMICYRKKRKGKLTIEDQATFIKKGVPIIFADELDDSKPPPSSSMPLILQEEKAPLPPPEYPNQNMPETTPLNQDTIGEYTPLRDEDPNAPPYQPPPPFTAPMEGKGSRPKNMTPYRSPPPYVPP from the coding sequence aTCATTGAAGCTGGAAAAGAATCCTTGCCTTCTTGGTTGCATTGGGAATCAGAGAGTAGCACCTTGGAAGGTCTCCCACTTGATACGGATAAAGGCATTCATTACATCTCAGTCAATGCAATGCATCTGTTTTCTAATGGAAGCTATGTACCCCAAACCACCAATGTGTTTTCCATTGAGGTTCACCCTGAAGATCACAATGAACCTCAGTCCGTACGGGTGGCTTCACAAGATGCAAATGAAGCAGCACCATTTGTGTGTAGTGCAGAGGAACCAGTCACTATCTTGACTGTAATATTGGATGCTGACTTAACAAAAATGACACCAAAGCAGAGAATTGAACTACTAAATCGAATGAGAACCTTCTCAGAAGTGGAACTTTATAACATGAAATTAGTTCCTGTTGTTAATAATAGACTATTTGACATGTCAGCTTTTATGGCTGGACCAGGGAATGCAAAGAAGGTAGTGGAAAATGGAGCCTTACTGTCATGGAAACTGGGCTGTTCTTTGAGCCAAAATAGTGTCCCAAACATAAGCAATGTTGAATCTCCAGCAAAAGAAGGAACAATGTCTGCTCATCTTGGCTACCCTGTAGTTGGTTGGCACATTGCTAATAAGAAACCTAATCTTCCAAAGAGAATAAGGCGACAAATTAATGCTACACCAACGCCTGTGACTGCTGTTGGACCTCCAACAACTGCCCTCCAAGAACCACCAATTCGGATTGTTCCAACACCCACCTCCCCAGCCATTGCCCCTCCCACAGAAACAGCTGCTCCTCCAGTAAGAGAGCCTGTACCATTGCCTAAGAAACCCACAGTTACTATTAGAACAAGAGGTGCTATTGTCCAGACTCCAACTCTTGGACCAATTCAGCCAACCAGAGTAGTAGAAGGAACTAGTACTACCCCTGGCCAAATCCGACCAACAATGACTGGGCAAATAGAGGCAACTGCAGCAGTTACACCACCCACAACAAAGAGACCCAAAGGAACTCCTCCAAAACCAGCCACACCATCAACTACTGATACAGGTACAACACGAAGACCAAGACCTACCAAAACCCCTCGACCTCCAAAGCCACCTCGGACTACCAAACCATCCCTTATTGACCAGAAAGCAGTTTCACCACCAACTCGCATTCGCACCACTACAGTTGGCGTTCCCCGTGTTCCCAATGATCCACCAGAGTTGAAAAACCACATTGACAGGGTAGATGCTTGGGAAGGCACTTACTTTGAGCTCAAAATACCATCAGACACTTTCTATGATAAGGAAGATACCACCACTGATAAATTACAACTGACCATGAAGCTAGAAAATGAGAAACCACTGGAAGAAAACTTTTGGGTGCAGTTCAATAGCACTAGTCAGTTAATGTATGGATTACCAAATAGAACCAATTTAGGCAGGCATGAATTTTTCATGCATGCCACAGACAAGGGTGGCCTTTCAACTGTGGATGCTTTTGAAATATTTGTCCATACTTTTGCTGGTAAGGTGTCTCCAGTTAAATTCAAAGCCAAATTCCATGGCGATTATAATGCAGTTGTCAATGATGTTAATAAGAAAATCATGTTGGTAAAGAAGTTGGCCTTTGCCCTTGGAGACAGAAACAGCAGTACTATTACAATTGAGAGCATTGACAAAGGCTCTATTGTAGTTGAGTGGACAAACAATACCCTCCTACCTTTGACATCACCATGCCCCAAAGAGATGATCCGTACCATGAGTAAGAAGATTTCTGATGATTCTGGTGGCCCAAGTCCAGCCTTCACAAATGCCTTAGAGCCAGAGTTTAAACCCATAAACATTTCTGTAGTTGGTGCTGGTATTTGCAGACACATTCAGTTTATTCCTGTGATGAGAGAGGGACTCCCTACAACTGCACCACCTACCGTTGTGGCTCCACCGGATCCAGAAAAAACAAGCGAAGACGATGTGTACCTACATACAGTGATCCCTGCAGTAGTGGTGGCAGCCATTCTGCTTATTGCTGGAATTATTGCTATGATCTGCTATCGCAAGAAGAGAAAGGGCAAGCTCACCATTGAAGACCAAGCCACCTTTATCAAGAAGGGAGTGCCCATCATCTTTGCCGATGAGCTTGACGACTCCAAGCCGCCCCCTTCCTCCAGCATGCCACTGATTCTGCAAGAAGAAAAGGCCCCGCTCCCTCCTCCCGAGTATCCCAATCAGAACATGCCAGAAACCACCCCACTCAACCAAGACACCATAGGGGAGTACACACCGCTGCGAGATGAGGACCCCAACGCACCTCCCTAccagcctccccctcccttcACAGCACCCATGGAGGGGAAAGGCTCCCGCCCGAAGAACATGACCCCATACAGGTCTCCACCTCCCTACGTTCCTCCTTAA